In one window of Aphidius gifuensis isolate YNYX2018 linkage group LG4, ASM1490517v1, whole genome shotgun sequence DNA:
- the LOC122854942 gene encoding metastasis-associated protein MTA3 isoform X1 — protein MPMPVEYHGNHESTNFGLATTAGVVASQDANNMTANMYRVGDYVYFETSSTSPYQIRRIEELNKTPSGNVEAKVMCFFRRRDLPSTLIMLADKHQLASVEQQRSESPASTMKIENQDMSSKDMTSKDGIVTKVMSKGAGKGGWLKAPLSEAHEPHGMDESVVGAGGIGDLSTKQRHQMKHRELFLSRQVETMPATHIRGKCCVTLLNETESLLSYLNKEDSFFYCLVFDPAQRTLLADKGEIRVGSKYQADGISLTSLSQTERDNDSRKLSELETLVWTPRHSLTDRQIDQFLVVSRSVGTFARALDCSSSIKQPSLHMSAAAASRDITLFHAMDTLHKHNYDVAKAMSSLVPLTGPVLCRDEMEEWSASEANLFEEALDKYGKDFSDIRQDFLPWKTLKNVIEYYYMWKTTDRYVQQKRVKAVEAESKLKQVYIPNYNKTPSTTLTNTPTIGATIMPIIGNNSNTTTNGNKNISILNGSTSSNSSNGNIITTTSSSSTNDTSGMLIVGGNVNGKPCESCLNSQSTQWYSWGPSHMSCRLCQICWTYWKKYGGLKSPSRIDDNDLERKNNKTVINSDDEIKNISGAHRPHRCNITTCGKEFKLKAHLSRHYASVHGVDYRGNSSGGINNCGSGSPRPVMKTRSAFYLRTSVLARAARRLCSIQLRIRHFARSPHQQINSTPLRQLCLSPQLTNKTIVELKLISRAKKLRQRPRVTDIATKLGDHPQPKTPGEWDWLALTSPGQRKQPDRLFFPRPPKAPDGSLLYERIPNKPEVEKIPSTPPQPQLLNQSASQPQQTLLKRPRPFDEINGSDGFYSDADWDEGIALNAGLAGGPPAKRILHSQQLQSKQHGMDNMPIAPMSTPLNGRSVHSHNYPHGAPISRSNARKQVISWMDAPDDVYFRATEQTKRLRRALSSVELRRSARKPWRRLPLPITSQMPQPPPPPPRPSSSSSSSLPIQLPLPSQQQRTSAPSSRGGDDPRMVVILD, from the exons ATGCCGATGCCGGTGGAATACCACGGTAACCACGAGAGCACAAATTTCGGGCTCGCAACAACCGCTGGTGTTGTTGCTTCACAGGACGCCAACAACATGACGGCAAACATGTATCGGGTGGgag attatgtttattttgaaACATCATCGACGTCACCCTATCAAATTCGTAGGATAGAGGAATTAAAtaag acaCCAAGTGGTAATGTAGAAGCTAAAGTAATGTGCTTCTTCAGGCGGAGGGATTTACCCTCAACCTTGATAATGCTTGCCGACAAGCATCAGT TGGCAAGCGTGGAACAGCAGAGATCTGAATCACCTGCAAGTACGATGAAAATCGAGAATCAAGATATGTCATCAAAGGATATGACAAGTAAAGATGGAATTGTAACAAAAGTCATGAGCAAAGGGGCTGGTAAAGGTGGATGGTTAAAAGCCCCACTTTCTGAAGCTCACGAGCCACATG gTATGGATGAAAGTGTTGTTGGTGCTGGTGGTATTGGTGATTTAAGTACAAAACAACGTCATCAAATGAAACACAGAGAACTTTTTTTATCACGTCAAGTTGAAACAATGCCAGCAACTCATATTAGAGGAAAATGTTGTGTGACATTACTCAATGAAACAGAATCATTATTGAGTTACTTAAATAAAGaggattcatttttttactgtcTTGTATTTGATCCAGCTCAACGTACACTATTAGCTGATaaag gTGAAATAAGAGTTGGTAGTAAATATCAAGCAGATGGTATATCACTAACATCATTAAGTCAAACTGAACGTGATAATGATTCACGTAAATTAAGTGAATTAGAAACATTAGTATGGACACCACGTCATTCATTAACTGATCGTCAAATTGATCAGTTTTTAGTTGTTAGTAGATCAGTTGGTACATTTGCACGTGCTCTTGAttgttcatcatcaataaaacaaCCATCATTGCATATGTCAGCAGCAGCTGCATCACGTGATATAACATTATTTCATGCAATGGATACATTACATAAACATAATTATGATGTTGCTAAAGCAATGTCATCACTAGTACCATTAACTGGTCCAGTATTATGTCGTGATGAAATGGAAGAATGGAGTGCATCTGAAGctaatttatttgaagaagcacttgataaatatggaaaagaTTTTTCAGATATACGTCAAGATTTTTTACCATggaaaacattaaaaaatgttattgaatattattacatGTGGAAAACAACAGATCGTTATGTACAACAAAAACGTGTTAAAGCTGTTGAAGctgaaagtaaattaaaacaagtttATATACCAAACTATAATAAAACACCATCAACAACATTAACAAATACACCAACAATTGGTGCAACAATAATGCCAATAATtggtaataatagtaatacaacaacaaatggtaataaaaatataagtatattAAATGGTAGTACTAGTAGTAATAGTAGTAATGgtaatataataacaacaacatcatcatcatcaacaaatgatACAAGTGGTATGTTAATTGTTGGTGGTAATGTTAATGGTAAACCATGTGAAAGTTGTTTAAATAGTCAAAGTACACAATGGTATTCATGGGGACCATCACATATGTCATGTAGATTATGTCAAATATGTTGGAcatattggaaaaaatatgGTGGTTTGAAATCACCATCAcgtattgatgataatgatttagaacgtaaaaataataaaactgtaATAAATTcagatgatgaaattaaaaatataagtggTGCACATAGACCACATCGTTGTAATATAACAACATGCGgtaaagaatttaaattaaaagcacATTTATCACGTCATTATGCAAGTGTACATGGTGTTGATTATCGTGGTAATAGTAGTGGTGGTATTAATAATTGTGGTAGTGGTTCACCACGTCCAGTTATGAAAACACGTTCAGCATTTTATTTACGTACATCTGTATTAGCACGTGCTGCACGTAGATTATGTTCAATACAATTACGTATACGTCATTTTGCACGTTCACCacatcaacaaattaattcaactcCATTACGACAATTATGTTTATCACcacaattaacaaataaaacaattgttgaattaaaattaatatcacgTGCTAAAAAATTACGTCAACGTCCACGTGTTACTGATATTGCAACTAAACTTGGTGATCATCCACAACCAAAGACACCTGGTGAATGGGATTGGCTTGCATTAACATCACCTGGACAAAGAAAACAGCCAGatcgtttattttttccaagacCTCCAAAAGCAccag atggcAGTCTCTTGTACGAAAGAATACCAAACAAACcagaagttgaaaaaataccaTCAACTCCACCACAAccacaattattaaatcaatcagCATCACAACCACaacaaacattattaaaaCGTCCAAGAccatttgatgaaataaatggaTCAGATG GCTTTTACTCGGATGCCGATTGGGATGAAg gTATTGCCCTGAATGCAGGGCTTGCAGGTGGACCACCAGCAAAAAGAATTCTTCATTCACAACAATTACAATCTAAACAACATGGTATGGATAATATGCCAATTGCACCAATGTCAACACCACTGAATGGCAGATCAGTTCATTCACATAATTATCCACATGGTGCACCAATATCACGTAGTAATGCGCGCAAACAAGTTATATCATGGATGGATGCACCAGATGATGTGTATTTTCGAGCAACTGAACAAACAAA gagACTAAGAAGGGCTTTATCATCAGTTGAGCTTAGAAGATCAGCTCGTAAACCATGGCGTAGATTGCCATTACCAATAACATCACAAATGCCAcaaccaccacctccaccaccacgaccatcatcatcgtcatcatcatcacttccAATACAATTACCACTACCATCACAACAACAAAGAACATCAGCTCCTTCTTCACGTGGTGGTGATGATCCAAGAATGGTCGTTATTCTCGACTGA
- the LOC122854941 gene encoding putative OPA3-like protein CG13603 — protein MAAFPAFKLGVLLFKQLSKPLAKVIVTQAKQHPFFRTYFIIPPAQLYHWAEVKGKMYLMNLGKPSKVAKLNEQMAIELGANLMGEVLIFSIAGGLLLFEYNRQSLKEAKKEEVRQAQVEKFTNDLNALNEASQQYEKQIEYLKVIVKEIAAKTDHKVDLDKLKPGGAMNNKNNVNQTDDNSKIQNQSIVHRAINYFEKTVKGTNKVS, from the exons ATGGCTGCTTTTCCTGCCTTCAAATTGGGAGTTTtgttgtttaaacaattaagcAAACCTCTTGCAAAAGTAATTGTAACACAAGCTAAACAACATCCATTTTTTCGTACCTATTTTATCATTCCACCAGCTCAAT tataTCACTGGGCCGAGGTCAAAGGAAAAATGTACTTAATGAATTTAGGAAAACCATCAAAAGTTGCAAAATTAAATGAGCAAATGGCAATTGAACTTGGAGCAAATTTAATGGGtgaagttttaatattttctattgcTGGTGGATTGCTTCTCTTTGAATATAACAGACAATCACTTAAAGAagcaaaaaaagaagaagtcAGACAAGCACAAGTAGAAAAATTCACAAATGATTTAAATGCACTTAATGAAGCATCACAACAGTacgaaaaacaaatagaatatttaaaagttattgttAAAGAAATTGCAGCAAAAACAGATCACAAAGTTGatttggataaattaaaaccaGGTGGtgcaatgaataataaaaataatgttaaccAAACTGatgataatagtaaaattcaaaatcaatcaattgttCATCGtgctattaattattttgaaaaaactgTCAAAGGAACAAACAAagttagttaa
- the LOC122854938 gene encoding uncharacterized protein LOC122854938, whose amino-acid sequence MVKTCIACGCSKAKTKNNVAIFSVPKDPVLFDAWKSNLQGLRKPLSVSSYVCEKHFHPSDIISHYIEKLPSETWSLPYGKKRLKSKAVPLTSNICMAPDNNNLLNNNTELMECNVDEPIEKNDDVEINTNVDLFIETNVDPANETNNVDMESNYNLSNKTSSNTVHVSTQTVLNIIDKSTQTVDHKEGDIEQHNNSQVLFTFDTLLMNLNKLKYSGYCNWVHIVAPDKKKVTFLSISTDNILRRVEIYDNLSSRVILEFIQVHEDFLHDDFQNMNEVIKYLTAVYNWNLCATLKNSKRFTSDRVCEGIASCDRQNMGRPTLRCMPCNVDIEARKWRKPPPVTKVKKVLKKKTLQQKVKRFKKKIESLETHVCELKQKCASVKEQTLDDAIHNLKEY is encoded by the exons ATGGTGAAAACATGCATTGCTTGTGGTTGTTCTAAAGCAAAAACGAAAAACAATGTTGCTATTTTTTCTGTCCCAAAG gATCCAGTACTTTTTGATGCCTGGAAATCAAATCTGCAAGGACTCAGGAAACCTCTTAGTGTATCAAGTTATGTTTGTGAAAAACATTTCCATCCAAGTGATATCATATCAcattacattgaaaaattaccaTCAGAAACTTGGTCTTTACCTTATGGTAAAAAACGTTTAAAATCTAAAGCTGTCCCATTGACCTCAAATATTTGTATGGCtccagataataataatttattaaataataatacggAGTTAATGGAATGTAATGTTGATGAACCCATTGAGAAAAATGATGATGTGGAAATTAATACtaatgttgatttatttattgagacAAATGTTGATCCAGCAAATGAAACCAATAATGTTGACATGgaatcaaattataatttatcaaataaaacatcatcaaatacAGTACACGTGTCAACTCAAACTGTATTAAACATAATAGATAAGTCAACTCAAACTGTAGATCATAAAGAAGGAGATATTGAACAACACAACAACTCTCAAGTACTATTTACTTTTGATACTTTGCTCATGaacttaaataaattgaaatattctGGATATTGCAACTGGGTTCATATTGTAGcacctgataaaaaaaaagtaacttttttatcaatttcaactGATAATATATTACGACGAGTtgaaatatatgataatttaagtTCTCGAGTTATATTAGAGTTTATCCAAGTACATGAAGACTTTTTACATGATGATTTTCAAAATATGAATGAAGTTATTAAGTATTTAACAGCAGTATACAATTGGAATCTATGTGctactttaaaaaattctaaaag atttactTCTGATAGAGTTTGTGAAGGTATTGCTAGTTGTGACAGACAAAATATGGGTCGGCCAACGTTGAGATGCATGCCTTGCAATGTAGATATTGAAGCTCGTAAGTGGCGAAAGCCTCCACCAGTAACCAAAGtgaaaaaagtcttgaaaaagaAAACCTTGCAACAAAAAGTTAAACGATTTAAGAAAAAg ATTGAATCACTTGAAACACACGTTTgtgaattaaaacaaaaatgtgcAAGTGTTAAAGAACAAACATTAGATGATGCTATCCATAATTTGAAAGAGtattga
- the LOC122854942 gene encoding metastasis-associated protein MTA3 isoform X3, whose translation MPMPVEYHGNHESTNFGLATTAGVVASQDANNMTANMYRVGDYVYFETSSTSPYQIRRIEELNKTPSGNVEAKVMCFFRRRDLPSTLIMLADKHQCMDESVVGAGGIGDLSTKQRHQMKHRELFLSRQVETMPATHIRGKCCVTLLNETESLLSYLNKEDSFFYCLVFDPAQRTLLADKGEIRVGSKYQADGISLTSLSQTERDNDSRKLSELETLVWTPRHSLTDRQIDQFLVVSRSVGTFARALDCSSSIKQPSLHMSAAAASRDITLFHAMDTLHKHNYDVAKAMSSLVPLTGPVLCRDEMEEWSASEANLFEEALDKYGKDFSDIRQDFLPWKTLKNVIEYYYMWKTTDRYVQQKRVKAVEAESKLKQVYIPNYNKTPSTTLTNTPTIGATIMPIIGNNSNTTTNGNKNISILNGSTSSNSSNGNIITTTSSSSTNDTSGMLIVGGNVNGKPCESCLNSQSTQWYSWGPSHMSCRLCQICWTYWKKYGGLKSPSRIDDNDLERKNNKTVINSDDEIKNISGAHRPHRCNITTCGKEFKLKAHLSRHYASVHGVDYRGNSSGGINNCGSGSPRPVMKTRSAFYLRTSVLARAARRLCSIQLRIRHFARSPHQQINSTPLRQLCLSPQLTNKTIVELKLISRAKKLRQRPRVTDIATKLGDHPQPKTPGEWDWLALTSPGQRKQPDRLFFPRPPKAPDGSLLYERIPNKPEVEKIPSTPPQPQLLNQSASQPQQTLLKRPRPFDEINGSDGFYSDADWDEGIALNAGLAGGPPAKRILHSQQLQSKQHGMDNMPIAPMSTPLNGRSVHSHNYPHGAPISRSNARKQVISWMDAPDDVYFRATEQTKRLRRALSSVELRRSARKPWRRLPLPITSQMPQPPPPPPRPSSSSSSSLPIQLPLPSQQQRTSAPSSRGGDDPRMVVILD comes from the exons ATGCCGATGCCGGTGGAATACCACGGTAACCACGAGAGCACAAATTTCGGGCTCGCAACAACCGCTGGTGTTGTTGCTTCACAGGACGCCAACAACATGACGGCAAACATGTATCGGGTGGgag attatgtttattttgaaACATCATCGACGTCACCCTATCAAATTCGTAGGATAGAGGAATTAAAtaag acaCCAAGTGGTAATGTAGAAGCTAAAGTAATGTGCTTCTTCAGGCGGAGGGATTTACCCTCAACCTTGATAATGCTTGCCGACAAGCATCAGT gTATGGATGAAAGTGTTGTTGGTGCTGGTGGTATTGGTGATTTAAGTACAAAACAACGTCATCAAATGAAACACAGAGAACTTTTTTTATCACGTCAAGTTGAAACAATGCCAGCAACTCATATTAGAGGAAAATGTTGTGTGACATTACTCAATGAAACAGAATCATTATTGAGTTACTTAAATAAAGaggattcatttttttactgtcTTGTATTTGATCCAGCTCAACGTACACTATTAGCTGATaaag gTGAAATAAGAGTTGGTAGTAAATATCAAGCAGATGGTATATCACTAACATCATTAAGTCAAACTGAACGTGATAATGATTCACGTAAATTAAGTGAATTAGAAACATTAGTATGGACACCACGTCATTCATTAACTGATCGTCAAATTGATCAGTTTTTAGTTGTTAGTAGATCAGTTGGTACATTTGCACGTGCTCTTGAttgttcatcatcaataaaacaaCCATCATTGCATATGTCAGCAGCAGCTGCATCACGTGATATAACATTATTTCATGCAATGGATACATTACATAAACATAATTATGATGTTGCTAAAGCAATGTCATCACTAGTACCATTAACTGGTCCAGTATTATGTCGTGATGAAATGGAAGAATGGAGTGCATCTGAAGctaatttatttgaagaagcacttgataaatatggaaaagaTTTTTCAGATATACGTCAAGATTTTTTACCATggaaaacattaaaaaatgttattgaatattattacatGTGGAAAACAACAGATCGTTATGTACAACAAAAACGTGTTAAAGCTGTTGAAGctgaaagtaaattaaaacaagtttATATACCAAACTATAATAAAACACCATCAACAACATTAACAAATACACCAACAATTGGTGCAACAATAATGCCAATAATtggtaataatagtaatacaacaacaaatggtaataaaaatataagtatattAAATGGTAGTACTAGTAGTAATAGTAGTAATGgtaatataataacaacaacatcatcatcatcaacaaatgatACAAGTGGTATGTTAATTGTTGGTGGTAATGTTAATGGTAAACCATGTGAAAGTTGTTTAAATAGTCAAAGTACACAATGGTATTCATGGGGACCATCACATATGTCATGTAGATTATGTCAAATATGTTGGAcatattggaaaaaatatgGTGGTTTGAAATCACCATCAcgtattgatgataatgatttagaacgtaaaaataataaaactgtaATAAATTcagatgatgaaattaaaaatataagtggTGCACATAGACCACATCGTTGTAATATAACAACATGCGgtaaagaatttaaattaaaagcacATTTATCACGTCATTATGCAAGTGTACATGGTGTTGATTATCGTGGTAATAGTAGTGGTGGTATTAATAATTGTGGTAGTGGTTCACCACGTCCAGTTATGAAAACACGTTCAGCATTTTATTTACGTACATCTGTATTAGCACGTGCTGCACGTAGATTATGTTCAATACAATTACGTATACGTCATTTTGCACGTTCACCacatcaacaaattaattcaactcCATTACGACAATTATGTTTATCACcacaattaacaaataaaacaattgttgaattaaaattaatatcacgTGCTAAAAAATTACGTCAACGTCCACGTGTTACTGATATTGCAACTAAACTTGGTGATCATCCACAACCAAAGACACCTGGTGAATGGGATTGGCTTGCATTAACATCACCTGGACAAAGAAAACAGCCAGatcgtttattttttccaagacCTCCAAAAGCAccag atggcAGTCTCTTGTACGAAAGAATACCAAACAAACcagaagttgaaaaaataccaTCAACTCCACCACAAccacaattattaaatcaatcagCATCACAACCACaacaaacattattaaaaCGTCCAAGAccatttgatgaaataaatggaTCAGATG GCTTTTACTCGGATGCCGATTGGGATGAAg gTATTGCCCTGAATGCAGGGCTTGCAGGTGGACCACCAGCAAAAAGAATTCTTCATTCACAACAATTACAATCTAAACAACATGGTATGGATAATATGCCAATTGCACCAATGTCAACACCACTGAATGGCAGATCAGTTCATTCACATAATTATCCACATGGTGCACCAATATCACGTAGTAATGCGCGCAAACAAGTTATATCATGGATGGATGCACCAGATGATGTGTATTTTCGAGCAACTGAACAAACAAA gagACTAAGAAGGGCTTTATCATCAGTTGAGCTTAGAAGATCAGCTCGTAAACCATGGCGTAGATTGCCATTACCAATAACATCACAAATGCCAcaaccaccacctccaccaccacgaccatcatcatcgtcatcatcatcacttccAATACAATTACCACTACCATCACAACAACAAAGAACATCAGCTCCTTCTTCACGTGGTGGTGATGATCCAAGAATGGTCGTTATTCTCGACTGA
- the LOC122854942 gene encoding metastasis-associated protein MTA3 isoform X2 — translation MPMPVEYHGNHESTNFGLATTAGVVASQDANNMTANMYRVGDYVYFETSSTSPYQIRRIEELNKTPSGNVEAKVMCFFRRRDLPSTLIMLADKHQLASVEQQRSESPASTMKIENQDMSSKDMTSKDGIVTKVMSKGAGKGGWLKAPLSEAHEPHGMDESVVGAGGIGDLSTKQRHQMKHRELFLSRQVETMPATHIRGKCCVTLLNETESLLSYLNKEDSFFYCLVFDPAQRTLLADKGEIRVGSKYQADGISLTSLSQTERDNDSRKLSELETLVWTPRHSLTDRQIDQFLVVSRSVGTFARALDCSSSIKQPSLHMSAAAASRDITLFHAMDTLHKHNYDVAKAMSSLVPLTGPVLCRDEMEEWSASEANLFEEALDKYGKDFSDIRQDFLPWKTLKNVIEYYYMWKTTDRYVQQKRVKAVEAESKLKQVYIPNYNKTPSTTLTNTPTIGATIMPIIGNNSNTTTNGNKNISILNGSTSSNSSNGNIITTTSSSSTNDTSGMLIVGGNVNGKPCESCLNSQSTQWYSWGPSHMSCRLCQICWTYWKKYGGLKSPSRIDDNDLERKNNKTVINSDDEIKNISGAHRPHRCNITTCGKEFKLKAHLSRHYASVHGVDYRGNSSGGINNCGSGSPRPVMKTRSAFYLRTSVLARAARRLCSIQLRIRHFARSPHQQINSTPLRQLCLSPQLTNKTIVELKLISRAKKLRQRPRVTDIATKLGDHPQPKTPGEWDWLALTSPGQRKQPDRLFFPRPPKAPDGSLLYERIPNKPEVEKIPSTPPQPQLLNQSASQPQQTLLKRPRPFDEINGSDGIALNAGLAGGPPAKRILHSQQLQSKQHGMDNMPIAPMSTPLNGRSVHSHNYPHGAPISRSNARKQVISWMDAPDDVYFRATEQTKRLRRALSSVELRRSARKPWRRLPLPITSQMPQPPPPPPRPSSSSSSSLPIQLPLPSQQQRTSAPSSRGGDDPRMVVILD, via the exons ATGCCGATGCCGGTGGAATACCACGGTAACCACGAGAGCACAAATTTCGGGCTCGCAACAACCGCTGGTGTTGTTGCTTCACAGGACGCCAACAACATGACGGCAAACATGTATCGGGTGGgag attatgtttattttgaaACATCATCGACGTCACCCTATCAAATTCGTAGGATAGAGGAATTAAAtaag acaCCAAGTGGTAATGTAGAAGCTAAAGTAATGTGCTTCTTCAGGCGGAGGGATTTACCCTCAACCTTGATAATGCTTGCCGACAAGCATCAGT TGGCAAGCGTGGAACAGCAGAGATCTGAATCACCTGCAAGTACGATGAAAATCGAGAATCAAGATATGTCATCAAAGGATATGACAAGTAAAGATGGAATTGTAACAAAAGTCATGAGCAAAGGGGCTGGTAAAGGTGGATGGTTAAAAGCCCCACTTTCTGAAGCTCACGAGCCACATG gTATGGATGAAAGTGTTGTTGGTGCTGGTGGTATTGGTGATTTAAGTACAAAACAACGTCATCAAATGAAACACAGAGAACTTTTTTTATCACGTCAAGTTGAAACAATGCCAGCAACTCATATTAGAGGAAAATGTTGTGTGACATTACTCAATGAAACAGAATCATTATTGAGTTACTTAAATAAAGaggattcatttttttactgtcTTGTATTTGATCCAGCTCAACGTACACTATTAGCTGATaaag gTGAAATAAGAGTTGGTAGTAAATATCAAGCAGATGGTATATCACTAACATCATTAAGTCAAACTGAACGTGATAATGATTCACGTAAATTAAGTGAATTAGAAACATTAGTATGGACACCACGTCATTCATTAACTGATCGTCAAATTGATCAGTTTTTAGTTGTTAGTAGATCAGTTGGTACATTTGCACGTGCTCTTGAttgttcatcatcaataaaacaaCCATCATTGCATATGTCAGCAGCAGCTGCATCACGTGATATAACATTATTTCATGCAATGGATACATTACATAAACATAATTATGATGTTGCTAAAGCAATGTCATCACTAGTACCATTAACTGGTCCAGTATTATGTCGTGATGAAATGGAAGAATGGAGTGCATCTGAAGctaatttatttgaagaagcacttgataaatatggaaaagaTTTTTCAGATATACGTCAAGATTTTTTACCATggaaaacattaaaaaatgttattgaatattattacatGTGGAAAACAACAGATCGTTATGTACAACAAAAACGTGTTAAAGCTGTTGAAGctgaaagtaaattaaaacaagtttATATACCAAACTATAATAAAACACCATCAACAACATTAACAAATACACCAACAATTGGTGCAACAATAATGCCAATAATtggtaataatagtaatacaacaacaaatggtaataaaaatataagtatattAAATGGTAGTACTAGTAGTAATAGTAGTAATGgtaatataataacaacaacatcatcatcatcaacaaatgatACAAGTGGTATGTTAATTGTTGGTGGTAATGTTAATGGTAAACCATGTGAAAGTTGTTTAAATAGTCAAAGTACACAATGGTATTCATGGGGACCATCACATATGTCATGTAGATTATGTCAAATATGTTGGAcatattggaaaaaatatgGTGGTTTGAAATCACCATCAcgtattgatgataatgatttagaacgtaaaaataataaaactgtaATAAATTcagatgatgaaattaaaaatataagtggTGCACATAGACCACATCGTTGTAATATAACAACATGCGgtaaagaatttaaattaaaagcacATTTATCACGTCATTATGCAAGTGTACATGGTGTTGATTATCGTGGTAATAGTAGTGGTGGTATTAATAATTGTGGTAGTGGTTCACCACGTCCAGTTATGAAAACACGTTCAGCATTTTATTTACGTACATCTGTATTAGCACGTGCTGCACGTAGATTATGTTCAATACAATTACGTATACGTCATTTTGCACGTTCACCacatcaacaaattaattcaactcCATTACGACAATTATGTTTATCACcacaattaacaaataaaacaattgttgaattaaaattaatatcacgTGCTAAAAAATTACGTCAACGTCCACGTGTTACTGATATTGCAACTAAACTTGGTGATCATCCACAACCAAAGACACCTGGTGAATGGGATTGGCTTGCATTAACATCACCTGGACAAAGAAAACAGCCAGatcgtttattttttccaagacCTCCAAAAGCAccag atggcAGTCTCTTGTACGAAAGAATACCAAACAAACcagaagttgaaaaaataccaTCAACTCCACCACAAccacaattattaaatcaatcagCATCACAACCACaacaaacattattaaaaCGTCCAAGAccatttgatgaaataaatggaTCAGATG gTATTGCCCTGAATGCAGGGCTTGCAGGTGGACCACCAGCAAAAAGAATTCTTCATTCACAACAATTACAATCTAAACAACATGGTATGGATAATATGCCAATTGCACCAATGTCAACACCACTGAATGGCAGATCAGTTCATTCACATAATTATCCACATGGTGCACCAATATCACGTAGTAATGCGCGCAAACAAGTTATATCATGGATGGATGCACCAGATGATGTGTATTTTCGAGCAACTGAACAAACAAA gagACTAAGAAGGGCTTTATCATCAGTTGAGCTTAGAAGATCAGCTCGTAAACCATGGCGTAGATTGCCATTACCAATAACATCACAAATGCCAcaaccaccacctccaccaccacgaccatcatcatcgtcatcatcatcacttccAATACAATTACCACTACCATCACAACAACAAAGAACATCAGCTCCTTCTTCACGTGGTGGTGATGATCCAAGAATGGTCGTTATTCTCGACTGA